One Anatilimnocola floriformis genomic window, CGAAATGGTTTCGTGCAGGTTTTTGCCCGGAACGAAAGTATTGTGAAACTTTCCGCCCCTTTTTGCGCAAAGTTTGTCGCATCAATACCTTTGGACAAAACAAAAACTGCCACAACTGTTGTGAACGTGGTCGCCCCCCGCCGAGGCGGTCAGTGGGTGTGATGAATACAAGGAGAAAAGGGCCCCCGATACTTTCGCCGCGCCGCGGTCCCAATTAGGCTCAGCATCGTTCCTGTTTGGCCATTGCTCGAATGCTCGACATCACGAGTTGCACCATGCGTTTGCCGATTTTTGTCAGCGGTTTGCTTTTGCTCGTTACTGGGGCGACGTTCGCCGCGCCGCCACAGATCGAGCCAGTCGCCGGCCTCCGCGAGCGGACGCCGCGGGTGCAGGCCATCGTGAATGCCAGGGTTGTGCAGCGGCCTGGCAAGGTGATTGAGAACGGCCGGGTGCTGATTCGCGACGGCGTGATTGTCGCCGTGGGTGAAAAGATCGACCTGCCGCCAGAAGCCCGAGTGTGGGATCTGCAAGGGAAGACCGTTTATCCGGGCTTCGTCGATGCGTTCACGGAGCAGCAGATTCCTGCCGACAAGTTGCCGTCGGCGGCTCGTCACTGGAGCAAGCGGATCACGCCCGAGCTGGAACTCGCCGCGTTTTATCAGCCTGAGGAAGCACTCCACACCAAGTATCGCGCGCAGGGGATTACCGCGCGGCTCGTCGCGCCGGCAGGCGGGATTATCAAGGGCCAAAGCGCGCTCGTCCTCAACGGCGGTGTGAATCGGCCGACGATCGTGCATGGAAAAGTGGCGCAGCACATTCGCTTGACGGTGCCCTTTGGTGTCGAGCGCGATGAGTATCCCAATTCGCCGATGGGCGCTGTTGCTCTGGCCCGGCAAACGATGCTCGATGCTCAGTGGTATCGCCAGGCCAGCACGGCGGCCGCAGCCAATACGCTGTTGCCCCGGCTCGATGCCAATCGATCGCTCGATGCGCTGTTGCCCGCCATTGATGGCACGCAGTTGGTGATTGCCGATGCCAGTGATGAACAGTTTTTGCTGCGGGCCGATGCCTTTGCCCGCGAGTTTGGTTTGAAGCTCGCCATCCGCGGCATCGGGCGCGAATATCGCTTGCTCGAGCTGGTGAAGAAGACCGGCCGGACGATCATCGTGCCTGTGTCGTTTCCGCAGCCGCCGAATGTCGACACGCTCGCGGCTTCGCTCGATGTTTCGCTCGAACAGCTGATGCACTGGGACCTGGCGCCGGAGAATCCCGCGCGGCTCGTCGGCGCTGGCGTGCCGATCGCGCTGACGACGTATGGCTTGACGAACACGGCAGACTTCTTGTCGAACGTTCGCCGCGCGGTGCAGCGCGGATTGTCTGCCGACGCAGCGCTGCAGGCGCTCACGCTCACGCCGGCGGAGTTGCTTGGCGCCGAAAAATCGCTCGGCAGCATCGAGCCGGGCAAACTCGCCTGCCTCGTCGTCGCCGATGGCGACTTGTTTGCCACGAAGACCAAGCTGCTCGAAACCTGGGTCGAAGGCCAGCGTTACGAACTGCAGGATGCGGCCCGCGTCGATATCCGCGGCCGATGGCAACTCGAATTCAGCGACAAGCCGGGGAAGTTTTCGCGCGTGCATCTCGCGCTCAGTGGCACGGCAGAAAAGCCGAGCGGCAAATGGTCGTTGAATGAAGAACTCGAAAAAGCGGACAAACTCACCGCGCTGAAGATGCACGATGCGGTCGTTGAGTTTTCCTTCGACGGCAAACCGCTGGACCTCGCCGGAGTTGCACGAGCAAGCGGCGTGGTGGCGGCTGGCAAGGAAAACGAACTGCGCATCAGCGGCGAAGTGATTTGGGCCGACGGCAGCCATTCGAAACTGACTGGCAAACGGACTTCACCTTTCCGGGAGGGCGAGGCTCCCGCCGAGCCGAAGGGGGATAAGAAAGAAGAAGAGAGCGACAAGGAAAAGCCCAAAGACAAAACCGATTCGCCGGCTGTTTCGCAAGTGAATTTTCCCCTCGGCGATTTTGGTTTGAAGGAAATTCCCGAGCAGCACGAGATGGTCGCCATCAAGAATGCGACCATTTGGACGGCGGCCGATCCACCGGTGATCGAAAACGGCGTGCTGCTGATTCGCGCCGGCAAGATCGTTGCCGTCGGCAAGGAGCAGGAGATTCCCGAGGGGATCACCGTCATCGATGCGAAAGGGAAACACATTTCGCCTGGCATCATTGATTGTCATTCGCACATGGCGACCGATGGCGGCGTGAACGAAGCCGGTCAGTCGATTACGGCTGAGGTCCGCATCGGCGATTTTGTCGATGCCAACGACATCACCATTTATCGTCAGCTCGCCGGCGGCGTGACCGCGGCGAACATCTTGCACGGCAGCGCCAACACTATCGGCGGGCAGAATCAGGTGATCAAACTGCGCTGGGGAAGTTCATACGAAGGGCTGCGTTTTCGCGAAGCGCCGGCCGGCATCAAGTTCGCGCTCGGCGAAAACGTGAAGCAAAGCAACTGGGGCGAAAAGTACACGAAGCGTTATCCGCAATCGCGGATGGGCGTCGAACAGATTCTGCAGGATGCGATGGTTAGTGCGAAAGATTATCGCCGCCGCCTGCAACTCTGGAAGCAGAATCACGAAGGCTTGCCGCCGCGTCGTGATCTGGAGCTCGATGCGCTCGTCGAAGTGATCGAAGGAACTCGCTTGATCCACTGCCACAGTTATCGGCAGGACGAAATCCTCGCGCTGCTGCAAGTCTGCGAACAGCACGGCGTGCAGGTGGCGACGCTGCAGCACATTCTGGAGGGTTACAAAGTGGCCGACGCCATTGCTCGCCACGGCGCTGCGGGTTCATCGTTCAGCGATTGGTGGGGATACAAATTTGAAGTGCTCGACGCGATTCCGCACAACGGACTGCTGATGCACCGCGCTGGCGTGAGCGTGTCGTTCAACAGCGACGACCGCGAACTGGCCCGCCATCTCAACCACGAAGCCGCCAAGGCGATGAAGTACGGCGGCGTGCCCGAAGTCGACGCGCTGAAGTTCGTCACGCTCAATCCGGCCAAGCAACTGCGCATCGACAAGTACGTCGGCTCGCTCGAAGCCGGCAAGCACGCCGACTTCGTCATTTGGAACGGCCCGCCGCTATCGACGCTCGCGCGCTGCGAACAAACCTGGATCGAAGGTAGAAAATTCTTCGACCGTGCCGCGGATGTGGTGATGCGCAAAGAACAGGACCAGCTCCGCGCTGCGATCATCCGCAAGATTCTCGCGTCAGGCGAATCGATGAAAAAAGCGGGCGACAAAAATCAAACCGAAGCTGATCTTTGGCCGCGAGAAGATGAGTATTGTGCGCACAGCCGTGGGCAATAGTCGCCTTTCACTCCGTGAAAGGGCGCGTCTTTCCACCGCAGTTGTAGGATCGTTGCTGCACATTTCACCGTTCCCAGACGCGTACTTTCGCGGAGCGAAAGGCGACTGTGCCCCTGGGAGAACTGCCGGTTGATTTGCTAAAATGCCCGGAGGCGCGGGCGGCGGTTTTTCTTTGGCGAGCAGATATTCGACGGGGATGTCGTTTTCATGACGAAGCATATTTTCGTGACGGGTGGCGTGGTTAGTTCGCTCGGCAAGGGGCTGACCAGCGCGTCGATCGGCATGTTGCTCGAGCGCCGTGGCTTGCGGGTGCGGATGCAAAAGCTCGATCCGTATATCAACGTCGACCCCGGCACGATGAGCCCTTATCAGCACGGCGAGGTCTATGTTCTCGACGACGGCAGCGAAACCGATCTCGACCTCGGCCACTATGAACGCTTCACGCACGGCCCGCTGACTCGCGATTCGAATTACACGACGGGGCAGATTTATCTGTCGGTGATCAATCAAGAACGCCGCGGCGAGTTTCTCGGCAAGACCGTGCAGGTCATTCCGCACATCACCAACGAAATCAAGAACTGCATTGCCAAGCTGGCCACTCCCGATGTTGACGTGGTCATCACCGAAATCGGCGGCACGGTGGGCGATATCGAAAGCCAACCCTTCCTCGAAGCCATCCGCCAATTTGCCCTCGATGTGGGCAAGGACAACTGTCTCTACATTCACCTCACGCTCGTGCCGTACCT contains:
- a CDS encoding amidohydrolase family protein, whose product is MRLPIFVSGLLLLVTGATFAAPPQIEPVAGLRERTPRVQAIVNARVVQRPGKVIENGRVLIRDGVIVAVGEKIDLPPEARVWDLQGKTVYPGFVDAFTEQQIPADKLPSAARHWSKRITPELELAAFYQPEEALHTKYRAQGITARLVAPAGGIIKGQSALVLNGGVNRPTIVHGKVAQHIRLTVPFGVERDEYPNSPMGAVALARQTMLDAQWYRQASTAAAANTLLPRLDANRSLDALLPAIDGTQLVIADASDEQFLLRADAFAREFGLKLAIRGIGREYRLLELVKKTGRTIIVPVSFPQPPNVDTLAASLDVSLEQLMHWDLAPENPARLVGAGVPIALTTYGLTNTADFLSNVRRAVQRGLSADAALQALTLTPAELLGAEKSLGSIEPGKLACLVVADGDLFATKTKLLETWVEGQRYELQDAARVDIRGRWQLEFSDKPGKFSRVHLALSGTAEKPSGKWSLNEELEKADKLTALKMHDAVVEFSFDGKPLDLAGVARASGVVAAGKENELRISGEVIWADGSHSKLTGKRTSPFREGEAPAEPKGDKKEEESDKEKPKDKTDSPAVSQVNFPLGDFGLKEIPEQHEMVAIKNATIWTAADPPVIENGVLLIRAGKIVAVGKEQEIPEGITVIDAKGKHISPGIIDCHSHMATDGGVNEAGQSITAEVRIGDFVDANDITIYRQLAGGVTAANILHGSANTIGGQNQVIKLRWGSSYEGLRFREAPAGIKFALGENVKQSNWGEKYTKRYPQSRMGVEQILQDAMVSAKDYRRRLQLWKQNHEGLPPRRDLELDALVEVIEGTRLIHCHSYRQDEILALLQVCEQHGVQVATLQHILEGYKVADAIARHGAAGSSFSDWWGYKFEVLDAIPHNGLLMHRAGVSVSFNSDDRELARHLNHEAAKAMKYGGVPEVDALKFVTLNPAKQLRIDKYVGSLEAGKHADFVIWNGPPLSTLARCEQTWIEGRKFFDRAADVVMRKEQDQLRAAIIRKILASGESMKKAGDKNQTEADLWPREDEYCAHSRGQ